The following proteins are co-located in the Hevea brasiliensis isolate MT/VB/25A 57/8 chromosome 11, ASM3005281v1, whole genome shotgun sequence genome:
- the LOC110655952 gene encoding mitogen-activated protein kinase kinase 5, with the protein MRPIQPTPGTGTGTGTGTGNGSGNGTANRNKTRKRNLTLPLPQRDPRLAVPLPLPPTSSSAQTQQLSFSDLDRINRIGSGSGGTVYKVIHRPTGKLYALKVIYGNLEDSVRNQICREIEILRGVDHPNVVKCHEFYEQSGEIQVLLEFMDGGSLEGTHIGLEAQLSDVARKILSGIAYLHRRKIVHRDIKPSNLLIDSSKNVKIADFGVSRILAQTMDPCNSSVGTIAYMSPERINTDLNHGQYDGYAGDIWSLGVSILEFYLGRFPFAVGRQGDWASLMCAICMSQPPEAPPTASRDFRDFISRCLQREPARRWMANQLLNHPFISRNSGGQREVNQSLHQLLPPPRPLSS; encoded by the coding sequence ATGAGGCCGATTCAACCAACGCCGGGAACGGGAACGGGAACGGGAACGGGAACGGGAAACGGAAGTGGAAATGGCACGGCCAATCGAAACAAGACCAGGAAACGGAACTTAACCCTACCTCTTCCTCAGAGAGACCCAAGATTGGCGGTTCCGCTTCCTCTTCCACCTACCTCCAGCTCCGCACAAACTCAGCAACTGAGTTTTTCGGACCTCGACCGAATCAATCGCATAGGAAGTGGCAGTGGCGGAACCGTGTATAAAGTGATCCACCGTCCGACGGGGAAGCTTTACGCGCTGAAAGTGATATATGGAAACCTTGAGGACTCGGTGAGGAACCAGATCTGCCGCGAGATCGAGATTCTCCGAGGCGTCGATCACCCAAACGTGGTTAAATGCCACGAATTTTACGAGCAAAGTGGGGAGATCCAAGTCTTGCTAGAATTCATGGACGGCGGATCCCTAGAAGGGACCCATATCGGCCTGGAGGCCCAATTGTCGGACGTGGCCCGGAAAATCTTGAGCGGGATTGCGTATCTCCACCGCCGGAAAATAGTGCACAGGGATATCAAGCCTTCGAATCTTTTAATCGATTCGAGCAAGAATGTGAAAATTGCAGATTTTGGGGTGAGTAGGATTCTGGCGCAGACCATGGATCCCTGCAATTCATCGGTGGGTACTATTGCGTATATGAGTCCTGAGAGGATCAACACAGACTTGAATCACGGCCAATACGACGGCTATGCTGGCGATATTTGGAGCTTGGGGGTGAGCATATTGGAGTTCTATCTGGGGAGGTTTCCTTTTGCAGTTGGGCGGCAGGGCGATTGGGCGAGCTTGATGTGTGCCATTTGTATGTCGCAACCACCGGAGGCTCCGCCTACCGCTTCGAGGGATTTTCGTGATTTTATTAGTCGTTGTCTGCAGAGGGAGCCGGCGAGAAGGTGGATGGCGAATCAGTTGTTAAATCATCCGTTTATATCAAGGAATAGTGGAGGCCAAAGAGAGGTGAATCAGAGTCTACATCAACTCTTGCCTCCCCCACGTCCTCTTTCTTCTTAG
- the LOC110655951 gene encoding retinoblastoma-related protein isoform X1, producing MYGADCENGLEAKEQQANFEHLSILSRHYKRAYRELFLTSDANVDKQSAVASDTAPISEYYHFGWLLFLALRVHAFSRFKDLVTCTNGLVSVLAILIIHIPIHFRNFNLNDSQWFVKKDDKGVDLLASLCNKYETSEDELRKTMEKTNNLIADILKKKPCLASEFKTENLDYINADGLIYYKDLMEESSLQSSLAILEKNYEDAIRARGELDERVFINDKDGLIGSGSPSVGGTNATGTKRKFDYISSPAKTITSPLSPLRSPASSSILGSTNAKMAATPLSTAMTTSKWLRTVISPLPSKPSAQLERFLASCDRDVTNDVIRRAQIILEAIFPSSSLGERCVTGRLQSTNLMDNIWAEQRRLEALKLYFRVLEAMCTAEAQILHATNLTSLLTNERFHRCMLACSAELVLATHNTVTMLFPAVLERTGITAFDLSKVIESFIRHEESLPRELRRHLNSLEERLLESMVWEKGSSMYNSLTIARPSFSAEINRLGLLAEPMPSLDAIAMHINFSSGGLPPVPSSQKPELSPGQNGDNRSPKRPCTDFRSLLVERNSFTSPVKDRLLAFSNLKSKLPPPPLQSAFASPTRPNPGGGGETCAETGINIFFSKINKLAAVRINGMVERLQQSQQHVRENVYRLFQQILSQQTSLFFNHHIDQIILCCFYGVAKISKVNLTFREIIYNYRKQPQCKPQVFGSVFVDWSSAHHSGRTGQDHVDIITFYNEIFIPAAKPLLVEVGSAGTITKASQVPEVNNNKDGQCPASPIVSPFPSLPDMSPKKVSAAHNVYVSPLRTSKVDALISHSSKSYYACVGESTHAYQSPSKDLTAINNRLNSNNRKIRGTLNFDDVDVGLVSDSMVANSLHLQNGPLKSEQPDS from the exons ATGTATGGTGCAGATTGTGAGAACGGACTTGAG GCAAAGGAGCAGCAAGCCAATTTTGAGCACCTCAGCATTTTAAGCAG gcACTACAAACGTGCATATCGGGAACTTTTCTTGACAAGCGATGCAAATGTTGATAAACAGTCAGCAGTTGCCAGCGACACAGCACCCATTTCAGAATATTATCATTTTGGATGGTTGCTGTTTTTGGCACTACGTGTGCATGCATTCAGCCGTTTTAAAGATTTGGTGACCTGCACAAATGGTTTGGTTTCTGTGTTG GCTATTTTGATAATTCACATTCCAATTCACTTCAGAAATTTCAACTTGAATGACTCTCAATGGTTTG TTAAGAAAGACGACAAAGGTGTTGATTTACTGGCATCACTTTGCAACAAATATGAGACCTCAGAAGATGAGCTGAGAAAAACAATGGAGAAGACCAACAATTTAATAGCGGATATTCTGAAGAAAAAGCCTTGTTTGGCATCTGAGTTTAAAACTGAAAACCTGGATTATATCAATGCAG ATGGTTTGATCTATTATAAAGACTTAATGGAGGAATCATCTCTGCAGTCCAGTTTGGCTATTTTGGAGAAGAATTACGAGGATGCAATTCGTGCAAGGGGTGAACTGGATGAGAGGGTATTTATCAATGATAAAGATGGCTTGATTGGTTCAGGAAGCCCATCTGTTGGTGGCACAAATGCAACTGGCACCAAA AGAAAATTTGATTATATATCGTCACCAGCAAAGACAATTACAAGTCCTCTTTCTCCCCTCCGATCCCCTGCATCAAGTAGCATTTTAGGCAGCACGAATGCTAAGATGGCTGCTACTCCCTTAAGCACTGCAATGACAACCTCAAAGTGGCTTCGAACTGTTATTTCTCCACTTCCATCAAAACCCTCAGCACAACTGGAACGCTTCCTTGCATCATGTGATAGGGATGTAACTAATGATGTCATACGTAGAGCGCAGATAATATTGGAGGCTATATTTCCAAGTAGCTCTCTGGGAGAGCGTTGTGTAACTGGACGTCTGCAAAGTACAAACCTGATGGACAATATATGGGCAGAACAAAGAAGATTGGAAGCATTAAAGTTGTATTTTAGGGTTCTGGAAGCAATGTGCACAGCGGAGGCCCAAATATTGCATGCAACTAATTTGACCTCTTTATTAACTAATGAGAGGTTCCACAGATGTATGCTTGCATGTTCTGCTGAACTTGTTCTGGCAACACATAACACTGTCACTATGCTCTTTCCTGCAGTTTTGGAGAGAACTGGCATTACAGCTTTTGATCTTAGCAAGGTGATAGAGAGCTTCATTAGACATGAGGAATCTCTCCCGAGGGAGTTGAGGCGGCATTTGAATTCATTGGAAGAACGACTTCTGGAGAGCATGGTGTGGGAAAAGGGTTCCTCAATGTATAATTCCTTGACCATAGCAAGACCCTCTTTTTCTGCAGAGATAAATCGTCTTGGGCTATTAGCAGAACCAATGCCATCTCTGGATGCAATTGCCATGCATATTAACTTTTCTTCTGGAGGTTTGCCTCCTGTGCCTTCTTCACAGAAGCCTGAGTTGTCTccag GTCAGAATGGGGATAACAGGTCTCCAAAGAGGCCATGCACAGACTTCCGAAGTCTGTTAGTAGAGCGGAACTCTTTTACATCACCTGTGAAGGATCGACTGCTTGCCTTTAGTAACCTTAAATCAAAGCTGCCACCACCTCCTTTGCAGTCTGCATTCGCCAG TCCAACACGTCCAAACCCTGGGGGAGGAGGGGAAACATGTGCAGAAACTGGGATTAATATATTCTTTAGCAAG ATTAATAAGTTAGCTGCTGTCAGAATCAATGGTATGGTTGAAAGGTTACAACAATCTCAGCAGCATGTAAGAGAGAATGTCTATCGTCTTTTCCAACAAATCCTTAGCCAGCAGACATCTTTGTTTTTTAACCACCACATTGACCAGATCATCCTTTGTTGTTTCTATGGAGTTGCAAAG ATTTCTAAAGTGAACCTAACCTTCAGGGAGATCATTTACAATTACAGGAAGCAACCACAATGCAAACCACAAGTTTTCGGTAGTGTGTTTGTTGATTGGTCATCAGCACACCATAGTGGG AGGACAGGACAAGATCACGTTGACATTATTACATTTTACAATGAAATATTCATTCCTGCTGCAAAGCCCTTGCTGGTGGAGGTTGGTTCTGCTGGAACAATTACAAAAGCCAGCCAGGTTCCTGAAGTCAATAATAATAAAGATG GTCAATGTCCAGCATCACCTATAGTATCTCCTTTTCCAAGTCTTCCTGACATGTCTCCAAAGAAAGTTTCTGCAGCACATAATGTGTATGTCTCTCCATTGCGGACATCCAAG GTGGATGCATTAATCTCACATAGCTCAAAAAGCTATTATGCTTGTGTGGGAGAGAGCACTCATGCATACCAGAGTCCTTCAAAAGACCTGACTGCTATCAACAATCGTTTGAATAG TAATAATAGGAAGATCAGGGGCACGTTGAATTTCGATGATGTTGATGTGGGTTTGGTTAGTGATTCTATGGTGGCCAACAGCCTCCACCTTCAAAATGGACCTCTGAAATCTGAGCAACCTGACTCCTAA
- the LOC110655953 gene encoding ACT domain-containing protein DS12, chloroplastic isoform X2, with the protein MAVAMAFANSLLLNGKAKVVENHPFSFGLDTTQLHILYKERRRRLSSYSTIIIPRASPAATIEDENYNESDTIPTPKVIIDQDSDPDATVVEITFGDRLGALIDTMNALKNLGLNVLKANVFLDSSGKHNKFAITKADTGRKVEDPELLEAIRLTIINNLLQYHPESSSQLAMGVAFGVEPPKQQVDVDIATHINIYDDNPDRSLLYVETADRPGLLVDLVKIITDINITVESGEFDTEGLLAKAKFHVSYKGKAIIKPLQQPMHSGAAAEVCG; encoded by the exons ATGGCTGTGGCTATGGCTTTTGCTAATTCTCTTCTTCTTAACGGTAAGGCCAAAGTCGTCGAAAATCACCCCTTTTCTTTTGGTTTGGATACTACCCAACTCCACATTCTATACAAGGAAAGAAGACGGAG ATTGTCATCTTATAGCACCATAATCATTCCCCGAGCATCACCGGCTGCAACCATAGAG GATGAAAATTACAATGAGAGTGATACCATTCCAACTCCCAAAGTAATAATTGACCAAGACTCTGATCCCGATGCAACTGTCGTTGAGATAACCTTTGGTGATCGTCTTGGAGCTCTTATAGATACT ATGAATGCACTTAAAAACCTTGGGCTAAATGTTTTGAAGGCTAATGTTTTTCTGGATTCTTCTGGGAAGCACAACAAATTTGCCATCACCAAAGC TGATACAGGTAGAAAAGTTGAAGATCCAGAGCTGCTTGAGGCAATTCGATTGACAATCATAAATAATCTGCTTCAGTATCACCCT GAATCAAGTTCTCAATTAGCAATGGGAGTTGCCTTCGGTGTAGAGCCACCAAAACAACAG GTTGATGTGGATATAGCAACTCACATAAACATTTATGATGACAATCCTGACCGAAG CTTGCTTTATGTGGAGACCGCTGATCGCCCTGGATTGTTGGTGGATCTTGTAAAGATTATCACTGACATTAATATTACAGTTGAATCAGGAGAATTTGACACTGAG GGCTTGTTGGCAAAGGCAAAGTTTCATGTTAGCTACAAGGGAAAAGCCATCATCAAACCTCTTCAACAG CCTATGCATTCTGGGGCAGCTGCAGAAGTTTGTGGGTAA
- the LOC110655951 gene encoding retinoblastoma-related protein isoform X2 translates to MVCTVKKDDKGVDLLASLCNKYETSEDELRKTMEKTNNLIADILKKKPCLASEFKTENLDYINADGLIYYKDLMEESSLQSSLAILEKNYEDAIRARGELDERVFINDKDGLIGSGSPSVGGTNATGTKRKFDYISSPAKTITSPLSPLRSPASSSILGSTNAKMAATPLSTAMTTSKWLRTVISPLPSKPSAQLERFLASCDRDVTNDVIRRAQIILEAIFPSSSLGERCVTGRLQSTNLMDNIWAEQRRLEALKLYFRVLEAMCTAEAQILHATNLTSLLTNERFHRCMLACSAELVLATHNTVTMLFPAVLERTGITAFDLSKVIESFIRHEESLPRELRRHLNSLEERLLESMVWEKGSSMYNSLTIARPSFSAEINRLGLLAEPMPSLDAIAMHINFSSGGLPPVPSSQKPELSPGQNGDNRSPKRPCTDFRSLLVERNSFTSPVKDRLLAFSNLKSKLPPPPLQSAFASPTRPNPGGGGETCAETGINIFFSKINKLAAVRINGMVERLQQSQQHVRENVYRLFQQILSQQTSLFFNHHIDQIILCCFYGVAKISKVNLTFREIIYNYRKQPQCKPQVFGSVFVDWSSAHHSGRTGQDHVDIITFYNEIFIPAAKPLLVEVGSAGTITKASQVPEVNNNKDGQCPASPIVSPFPSLPDMSPKKVSAAHNVYVSPLRTSKVDALISHSSKSYYACVGESTHAYQSPSKDLTAINNRLNSNNRKIRGTLNFDDVDVGLVSDSMVANSLHLQNGPLKSEQPDS, encoded by the exons ATGGTTTG TACAGTTAAGAAAGACGACAAAGGTGTTGATTTACTGGCATCACTTTGCAACAAATATGAGACCTCAGAAGATGAGCTGAGAAAAACAATGGAGAAGACCAACAATTTAATAGCGGATATTCTGAAGAAAAAGCCTTGTTTGGCATCTGAGTTTAAAACTGAAAACCTGGATTATATCAATGCAG ATGGTTTGATCTATTATAAAGACTTAATGGAGGAATCATCTCTGCAGTCCAGTTTGGCTATTTTGGAGAAGAATTACGAGGATGCAATTCGTGCAAGGGGTGAACTGGATGAGAGGGTATTTATCAATGATAAAGATGGCTTGATTGGTTCAGGAAGCCCATCTGTTGGTGGCACAAATGCAACTGGCACCAAA AGAAAATTTGATTATATATCGTCACCAGCAAAGACAATTACAAGTCCTCTTTCTCCCCTCCGATCCCCTGCATCAAGTAGCATTTTAGGCAGCACGAATGCTAAGATGGCTGCTACTCCCTTAAGCACTGCAATGACAACCTCAAAGTGGCTTCGAACTGTTATTTCTCCACTTCCATCAAAACCCTCAGCACAACTGGAACGCTTCCTTGCATCATGTGATAGGGATGTAACTAATGATGTCATACGTAGAGCGCAGATAATATTGGAGGCTATATTTCCAAGTAGCTCTCTGGGAGAGCGTTGTGTAACTGGACGTCTGCAAAGTACAAACCTGATGGACAATATATGGGCAGAACAAAGAAGATTGGAAGCATTAAAGTTGTATTTTAGGGTTCTGGAAGCAATGTGCACAGCGGAGGCCCAAATATTGCATGCAACTAATTTGACCTCTTTATTAACTAATGAGAGGTTCCACAGATGTATGCTTGCATGTTCTGCTGAACTTGTTCTGGCAACACATAACACTGTCACTATGCTCTTTCCTGCAGTTTTGGAGAGAACTGGCATTACAGCTTTTGATCTTAGCAAGGTGATAGAGAGCTTCATTAGACATGAGGAATCTCTCCCGAGGGAGTTGAGGCGGCATTTGAATTCATTGGAAGAACGACTTCTGGAGAGCATGGTGTGGGAAAAGGGTTCCTCAATGTATAATTCCTTGACCATAGCAAGACCCTCTTTTTCTGCAGAGATAAATCGTCTTGGGCTATTAGCAGAACCAATGCCATCTCTGGATGCAATTGCCATGCATATTAACTTTTCTTCTGGAGGTTTGCCTCCTGTGCCTTCTTCACAGAAGCCTGAGTTGTCTccag GTCAGAATGGGGATAACAGGTCTCCAAAGAGGCCATGCACAGACTTCCGAAGTCTGTTAGTAGAGCGGAACTCTTTTACATCACCTGTGAAGGATCGACTGCTTGCCTTTAGTAACCTTAAATCAAAGCTGCCACCACCTCCTTTGCAGTCTGCATTCGCCAG TCCAACACGTCCAAACCCTGGGGGAGGAGGGGAAACATGTGCAGAAACTGGGATTAATATATTCTTTAGCAAG ATTAATAAGTTAGCTGCTGTCAGAATCAATGGTATGGTTGAAAGGTTACAACAATCTCAGCAGCATGTAAGAGAGAATGTCTATCGTCTTTTCCAACAAATCCTTAGCCAGCAGACATCTTTGTTTTTTAACCACCACATTGACCAGATCATCCTTTGTTGTTTCTATGGAGTTGCAAAG ATTTCTAAAGTGAACCTAACCTTCAGGGAGATCATTTACAATTACAGGAAGCAACCACAATGCAAACCACAAGTTTTCGGTAGTGTGTTTGTTGATTGGTCATCAGCACACCATAGTGGG AGGACAGGACAAGATCACGTTGACATTATTACATTTTACAATGAAATATTCATTCCTGCTGCAAAGCCCTTGCTGGTGGAGGTTGGTTCTGCTGGAACAATTACAAAAGCCAGCCAGGTTCCTGAAGTCAATAATAATAAAGATG GTCAATGTCCAGCATCACCTATAGTATCTCCTTTTCCAAGTCTTCCTGACATGTCTCCAAAGAAAGTTTCTGCAGCACATAATGTGTATGTCTCTCCATTGCGGACATCCAAG GTGGATGCATTAATCTCACATAGCTCAAAAAGCTATTATGCTTGTGTGGGAGAGAGCACTCATGCATACCAGAGTCCTTCAAAAGACCTGACTGCTATCAACAATCGTTTGAATAG TAATAATAGGAAGATCAGGGGCACGTTGAATTTCGATGATGTTGATGTGGGTTTGGTTAGTGATTCTATGGTGGCCAACAGCCTCCACCTTCAAAATGGACCTCTGAAATCTGAGCAACCTGACTCCTAA
- the LOC110655953 gene encoding ACT domain-containing protein DS12, chloroplastic isoform X1 — translation MAVAMAFANSLLLNGKAKVVENHPFSFGLDTTQLHILYKERRRRLSSYSTIIIPRASPAATIEDENYNESDTIPTPKVIIDQDSDPDATVVEITFGDRLGALIDTMNALKNLGLNVLKANVFLDSSGKHNKFAITKADTGRKVEDPELLEAIRLTIINNLLQYHPESSSQLAMGVAFGVEPPKQQVDVDIATHINIYDDNPDRSLLYVETADRPGLLVDLVKIITDINITVESGEFDTEGLLAKAKFHVSYKGKAIIKPLQQVLANSLRYFLRRPTTEEASF, via the exons ATGGCTGTGGCTATGGCTTTTGCTAATTCTCTTCTTCTTAACGGTAAGGCCAAAGTCGTCGAAAATCACCCCTTTTCTTTTGGTTTGGATACTACCCAACTCCACATTCTATACAAGGAAAGAAGACGGAG ATTGTCATCTTATAGCACCATAATCATTCCCCGAGCATCACCGGCTGCAACCATAGAG GATGAAAATTACAATGAGAGTGATACCATTCCAACTCCCAAAGTAATAATTGACCAAGACTCTGATCCCGATGCAACTGTCGTTGAGATAACCTTTGGTGATCGTCTTGGAGCTCTTATAGATACT ATGAATGCACTTAAAAACCTTGGGCTAAATGTTTTGAAGGCTAATGTTTTTCTGGATTCTTCTGGGAAGCACAACAAATTTGCCATCACCAAAGC TGATACAGGTAGAAAAGTTGAAGATCCAGAGCTGCTTGAGGCAATTCGATTGACAATCATAAATAATCTGCTTCAGTATCACCCT GAATCAAGTTCTCAATTAGCAATGGGAGTTGCCTTCGGTGTAGAGCCACCAAAACAACAG GTTGATGTGGATATAGCAACTCACATAAACATTTATGATGACAATCCTGACCGAAG CTTGCTTTATGTGGAGACCGCTGATCGCCCTGGATTGTTGGTGGATCTTGTAAAGATTATCACTGACATTAATATTACAGTTGAATCAGGAGAATTTGACACTGAG GGCTTGTTGGCAAAGGCAAAGTTTCATGTTAGCTACAAGGGAAAAGCCATCATCAAACCTCTTCAACAG GTTCTTGCTAATAgtttgaggtatttcctgaggaggcCAACCACTGAGGAGGCAAGTTTTTGA
- the LOC110655953 gene encoding ACT domain-containing protein DS12, chloroplastic isoform X3, which translates to MAVAMAFANSLLLNGKAKVVENHPFSFGLDTTQLHILYKERRRRLSSYSTIIIPRASPAATIEDENYNESDTIPTPKVIIDQDSDPDATVVEITFGDRLGALIDTANVFLDSSGKHNKFAITKADTGRKVEDPELLEAIRLTIINNLLQYHPESSSQLAMGVAFGVEPPKQQVDVDIATHINIYDDNPDRSLLYVETADRPGLLVDLVKIITDINITVESGEFDTEGLLAKAKFHVSYKGKAIIKPLQQVLANSLRYFLRRPTTEEASF; encoded by the exons ATGGCTGTGGCTATGGCTTTTGCTAATTCTCTTCTTCTTAACGGTAAGGCCAAAGTCGTCGAAAATCACCCCTTTTCTTTTGGTTTGGATACTACCCAACTCCACATTCTATACAAGGAAAGAAGACGGAG ATTGTCATCTTATAGCACCATAATCATTCCCCGAGCATCACCGGCTGCAACCATAGAG GATGAAAATTACAATGAGAGTGATACCATTCCAACTCCCAAAGTAATAATTGACCAAGACTCTGATCCCGATGCAACTGTCGTTGAGATAACCTTTGGTGATCGTCTTGGAGCTCTTATAGATACT GCTAATGTTTTTCTGGATTCTTCTGGGAAGCACAACAAATTTGCCATCACCAAAGC TGATACAGGTAGAAAAGTTGAAGATCCAGAGCTGCTTGAGGCAATTCGATTGACAATCATAAATAATCTGCTTCAGTATCACCCT GAATCAAGTTCTCAATTAGCAATGGGAGTTGCCTTCGGTGTAGAGCCACCAAAACAACAG GTTGATGTGGATATAGCAACTCACATAAACATTTATGATGACAATCCTGACCGAAG CTTGCTTTATGTGGAGACCGCTGATCGCCCTGGATTGTTGGTGGATCTTGTAAAGATTATCACTGACATTAATATTACAGTTGAATCAGGAGAATTTGACACTGAG GGCTTGTTGGCAAAGGCAAAGTTTCATGTTAGCTACAAGGGAAAAGCCATCATCAAACCTCTTCAACAG GTTCTTGCTAATAgtttgaggtatttcctgaggaggcCAACCACTGAGGAGGCAAGTTTTTGA